One Salmo salar chromosome ssa01, Ssal_v3.1, whole genome shotgun sequence DNA window includes the following coding sequences:
- the LOC106604689 gene encoding eukaryotic translation initiation factor 3 subunit A isoform X3: MPAYFQRPENALKRANEFLEVGKKQPALDVLYDVIKSKKHRTWQKIHEPIMLKYLELCVDLRKSHLAKEGLYQYKNICQQVNIKSLEDVVRAYLKLAEEKTETAKGESQQMVLDIEDLDNIQTPESVLLSAVSGEDTQDRTDRLLLTPWVKFLWESYRQCLDLLRNNSKVERLYHDIAQQAFKFCLQYTRKAEFRKLCDNLRMHLGQIQRHHNQSTAINLNNPESQSMHLETRLVQLDSAIAMELWQEAFKAVEDIHGLFALSKKPPKPQLMANYYNKVSTVFWKSGNALFHACTLHRLYHLSREMRKNLTQEEMQRMSTRVLLATLSIPITPERTDIARLLDMDGIIVEKHRRLATLLGLQSPPTRQSLINDMVRFNLLQYIVPEVKELYNWLEMDFHPLKLSGRVTKVLNWVRDQSDKEADLQQYVPHLQSNTILRLLQQVAQIYQSIEFNRLASLVPFVDPFQLERSIVDAARHCDLQVRIDHTTRNLSFGSDLNYSTKEDSPVGPFLQNMPSAQIRNQLTAMSSSLAKAIQVIKPASMLKEREEQSQLAITAYLKNGRKEHQRILARRQTIEERKERLENLNIQREKEELEQREAELQKVRKAEEERLRQEAKEREKERIMQEHEQIKKKTVRERLEQIKKTELGAKAFKDIDIEDLEDLDPDFIMSKQVEQLEKEKRELQDRLKNQEKKIDYFERAKRLEEIPLIKKAYEEQRVKDMELWELQEEERISNMKVERERALEHKQRMSRMMEDKENFVGKITDARSFIYEEKLKQFQERLVEERKKRLEERKIQRKEDRRNTFYRQKEEEAQRIHEEQLKKEREERERIEQEAREAEEAEYQERLRKLEEQERKQRARQQEIEERERRREEEMRAPARSEEKPRGEAKDWGAEKEEGGGGWRRRTEVESERRRPVPDKDWRADGGDDKEREPPSRRGVDGPRRGGADDRGPPRRGFGDDDRPLRRGMDEDRPPRRTFGDDDRGLRRGGDEDRAPRRGFDDGPRRGFDEDRGPRRGFDDGPRRGTDESRAPRRGADDDTWGPRRGGDDERGGPRDDKPWKPAGRPVALVSASGGGWREREKAREESWGPPREGGGSKEGDEGEREEKQESERFPERRPPRSDAQEEGGGGGAWRRPGADDEAPKKSWRDSARQEEPDREDRPPIRRERPERRDDRDRPPPSREPEEGGGSWRRAGDEKRDVRKEERPAPPRPREGEREADGEKSSWRSEKDKENAGRAKKTNEETDDDGWTTVARR; the protein is encoded by the exons GCTCTGCGTGGACCTGCGCAAGAGCCACCTGGCAAAGGAGGGTCTCTACCAGTACAAGAACATCTGCCAGCAG GTGAACATCAAATCCCTTGAGGATGTGGTTCGAGCCTACCTGAAGTTGGCCGAGGAGAAGACGGAGACGGCCAAGGGGGAGTCGCAGCAGATGGTCCTGGACATTGAGGATCTTGACAACATCCAGACTCCTGAGag TGTACTTCTGAGCGCTGTGAGTGGTGAAGACACCCAGGATCGTACAGACCGTCTGCTGCTCACTCCCTGGGTGAAATTTCTGTGGGAATCCTACCGCCAATGCCTGGACCTGCTGCGTAACAACTCCAAGGTGGAGCGCCTCTACCACGACATTGCCCAACAAG CTTTCAAGTTCTGCCTTCAGTACACCCGTAAGGCAGAGTTCCGGAAGCTTTGTGACAATCTGCGCATGCATCTGGGTCAGATCCAGCGCCACCACAACCAGAGCACAGCCATCAACCTGAACAACCCTGAGAGCCAGTCTATGCACCTGGAAACACGCCTGGTGCAGCTGGACAGTGCCATCGCCATGGAGCTCTGGCAG GAAGCTTTCAAGGCTGTGGAAGACATCCATGGTCTCTTCGCCCTTTCCAAGAAGCCCCCCAAGCCTCAACTTATGGCCAACTACTACAACAAGGTGTCCACTGTGTTTTGGAAGTCTGGGAACGCCCTGTTCCACGCCTGCACCCTCCATCGCCTCTACCACCTTTCCAGGGAGATGCGCAAGAACCTCACCCAGGAAGAGATGCAGAG gatgTCTACAAGGGTCCTCCTGGCCACCCTGTCCATTCCCATCACCCCGGAACGCACCGACATCGCCCGCTTGTTGGACATGGACGGCATAATCGTGGAGAAACACCGTAGGCTGGCCACACTACTGGGCCTGCAGTCCCCACCAACCCGCCAGAGCCTCATCAATGACATG GTTCGGTTCAACTTGCTGCAGTACATTGTACCTGAAGTGAAGGAGCTGTACAATTGGCTGGAGATGGACTTCCACCCACTGAAGCTGAGCGGAAGAGTAACAAAG GTGTTGAACTGGGTGAGAGACCAGTCTGACAAGGAGGCGGACCTCCAGCAATATGTTCCCCACCTGCAGAGTAATACCATCCTCAGGCTGCTGCAGCAG GTGGCTCAGATCTATCAAAGCATTGAGTTCAACCGTCTGGCCTCCCTGGTTCCATTTGTGGATCCCTTCCAATTGGAGCGCTCCATTGTGGATGCTGCTCGACACTGCGATCTGCAG GTTCGAATTGACCACACCACTCGCAACCTGAGCTTTGGTTCAGACCTGAATTACTCCACCAAGGAGGACTCTCCCGTGGGGCCGTTCTTGCAGAACATGCCCTCTGCCCAGATCAGGAACCAGCTGACAGCCATGTCGTCTTCCTTGGCCAAGGCAATCCAGGTCATCAAGCCTGCATCCATGCTG AAAGAGCGCGAGGAGCAGAGCCAGCTAGCCATCACCGCCTACCTGAAGAACGGCCGCAAGGAGCACCAGCGCATCCTGGCCCGCCGGCAGACCATCGAGGAGCGCAAGGAGCGCCTGGAGAACCTCAACATCCAGCGGGAGAAAGAGGAGCTGGAGCAGCGCGAGGCGGAGCTGCAGAAGGTGCGCAAGGCAGAGGAGGAGCGCCTGCGCCAGGAGGCCAAGGAGCGCGAGAAGGAGCGCATCATGCAGGAGCACGAGCAGATCAAGAAGAAGACGGTGCGCGAGCGGCTGGAGCAGATCAAGAAGACAGAGCTGGGAGCCAAGGCCTTCAAAGACATCGATATAGAG GACCTTGAGGACCTGGACCCTGACTTCATCATGTCCAAACAGGTGGAGCAGcttgagaaggagaagagagagcttcAGGACCGCCTGAAGAACCAGGAGAAAAAG ATTGACTACTTTGAGAGGGCCAAACGTCTGGAGGAGATCCCCTTGATCAAGAAGGCCTATGAGGAGCAGCGTGTCAAGGACATGGAGTTATGGGAGCtccaagaggaggagagg atCAGCAACATGAAGGTGGAACGTGAGAGGGCCTTGGAGCACAAGCAAAGGATGtccagaatgatggaggacaaggAGAATTTTGTGGGCAAAATAACAGACGCTCGAAGCTTCATCTACGAG GAAAAACTGAAACAGTTCCAGGAGCgcctggtggaggagaggaagaagcgtCTAGAGGAGAGGAAGATCCAGCGCAAGGAGGACCGTCGCAACACCTTCTACCGCCAGAAGGAGGAGGAGGCCCAGCGCATCCACGAGGAGCAGCTCAAGAAAG AGCGCGAGGAGCGTGAGCGCATCGAGCAGGAAGCACGTGAGGCAGAGGAGGCGGAGTACCAGGAGCGCCTGCGCAAACTTGAGGAGCAGGAGAGGAAGCAGCGAGCCCGGCAGCAGGAGATCGAGGAGCGTGAGCGCCgcagggaggaagagatgagggccCCTGCTAGGTCTGAAGAGAAACCCAGAGGAGAAGCTAAG GACTGGGGTgctgagaaggaggagggaggaggaggatggaggaggcgTACTGAGGTTGAATCAGAGAGGCGTCGCCCAGTGCCTGATAA GGACTGGAGAGCCGATGGCGGCGATGACAAAGAAAGAGAGCCACCCTCCAGGAGAGGAGTAGACGGCCCTCGCCGTGGTGGAGCCGACGACCGTGGACCCCCACGCAGGGGCTTTGGGGACGACGACCGCCCCCTGCGCAGAGGCATGGACGAGGACCGTCCACCAAGGAGAACCTTTGGGGATGATGACCGGGGTCTTAGAAGGGGAGGGGACGAGGACCGCGCTCCCCGCAGAGGCTTCGATGATGGCCCCAGGCGTGGCTTTGACGAAGACAGAGGTCCCCGCCGTGGCTTTGATGACGGCCCCCGCAGAGGCACGGACGAGTCCAGGGCCCCCAGACGCGGGGCTGATGATGACACCTGGGgccccaggagaggaggagatgacgaAAGGGGCGGACCTCGTGACGACAAGCCATGGAAGCCAGCTGGCCGGCCCG TTGCTCTGGTGTCTGCTTCAGGTGGTGGCTGGCGTGAGAGGGAGAAGGCCCGCGAGGAGAGCTGGGGTCCACCCCGCGAAGGTGGCGGGAGCAAGGAGGGCgacgagggcgagagagaggaaaaacaGGAGAGCGAACGCTTCCCTGAGCGCCGCCCACCCAGGTCAGACGCACA ggaggagggaggtggtggtggtgcttgGAGAAGGCCGGGTGCTGATGATGAGGCGCCCAAGAAAAGCTGGAGAGACTCTGCTCGTCAGGAAGAGCCTGACCGCGAGGATCGCCCTCCTATCCGTCGAGAGCGACCTGAGCGCAGGGATGACCGTGACCGTCCCCCACCCAGCAGAGAGCCTGAAGAAG GAGGAGGCTCTTGGCGCCGTGCCGGCGACGAGAAGCGTGACGTGCGTAAAGAGGAACGTCCGGCTCCCCCCAGACCCAGAGAGGGTGAGCGTGAAGCGGATGGAGAGAAGAGCTCCTGGCGCtcggagaaagacaaagagaacgCTGGTCGCGCCAAGAAGACCAACGAAGAGACCGACGATGACGGCTGGACCACTGTGGCCCGCCGCTGA
- the LOC106604689 gene encoding eukaryotic translation initiation factor 3 subunit A isoform X5 yields the protein MPAYFQRPENALKRANEFLEVGKKQPALDVLYDVIKSKKHRTWQKIHEPIMLKYLELCVDLRKSHLAKEGLYQYKNICQQVNIKSLEDVVRAYLKLAEEKTETAKGESQQMVLDIEDLDNIQTPESVLLSAVSGEDTQDRTDRLLLTPWVKFLWESYRQCLDLLRNNSKVERLYHDIAQQAFKFCLQYTRKAEFRKLCDNLRMHLGQIQRHHNQSTAINLNNPESQSMHLETRLVQLDSAIAMELWQEAFKAVEDIHGLFALSKKPPKPQLMANYYNKVSTVFWKSGNALFHACTLHRLYHLSREMRKNLTQEEMQRMSTRVLLATLSIPITPERTDIARLLDMDGIIVEKHRRLATLLGLQSPPTRQSLINDMVRFNLLQYIVPEVKELYNWLEMDFHPLKLSGRVTKVLNWVRDQSDKEADLQQYVPHLQSNTILRLLQQVAQIYQSIEFNRLASLVPFVDPFQLERSIVDAARHCDLQVRIDHTTRNLSFGSDLNYSTKEDSPVGPFLQNMPSAQIRNQLTAMSSSLAKAIQVIKPASMLKEREEQSQLAITAYLKNGRKEHQRILARRQTIEERKERLENLNIQREKEELEQREAELQKVRKAEEERLRQEAKEREKERIMQEHEQIKKKTVRERLEQIKKTELGAKAFKDIDIEDLEDLDPDFIMSKQVEQLEKEKRELQDRLKNQEKKIDYFERAKRLEEIPLIKKAYEEQRVKDMELWELQEEERISNMKVERERALEHKQRMSRMMEDKENFVGKITDARSFIYEEKLKQFQERLVEERKKRLEERKIQRKEDRRNTFYRQKEEEAQRIHEEQLKKEREERERIEQEAREAEEAEYQERLRKLEEQERKQRARQQEIEERERRREEEMRAPARSEEKPRGEAKDWGAEKEEGGGGWRRRTEVESERRRPVPDNDAVPDKDWRADGGDDKEREPPSRRGVDGPRRGGADDRGPPRRGFGDDDRPLRRGMDEDRPPRRTFGDDDRGLRRGGDEDRAPRRGFDDGPRRGFDEDRGPRRGFDDGPRRGTDESRAPRRGADDDTWGPRRGGDDERGGPRDDKPWKPAGRPGGGWREREKAREESWGPPREGGGSKEGDEGEREEKQESERFPERRPPREEGGGGGAWRRPGADDEAPKKSWRDSARQEEPDREDRPPIRRERPERRDDRDRPPPSREPEEGGGSWRRAGDEKRDVRKEERPAPPRPREGEREADGEKSSWRSEKDKENAGRAKKTNEETDDDGWTTVARR from the exons GCTCTGCGTGGACCTGCGCAAGAGCCACCTGGCAAAGGAGGGTCTCTACCAGTACAAGAACATCTGCCAGCAG GTGAACATCAAATCCCTTGAGGATGTGGTTCGAGCCTACCTGAAGTTGGCCGAGGAGAAGACGGAGACGGCCAAGGGGGAGTCGCAGCAGATGGTCCTGGACATTGAGGATCTTGACAACATCCAGACTCCTGAGag TGTACTTCTGAGCGCTGTGAGTGGTGAAGACACCCAGGATCGTACAGACCGTCTGCTGCTCACTCCCTGGGTGAAATTTCTGTGGGAATCCTACCGCCAATGCCTGGACCTGCTGCGTAACAACTCCAAGGTGGAGCGCCTCTACCACGACATTGCCCAACAAG CTTTCAAGTTCTGCCTTCAGTACACCCGTAAGGCAGAGTTCCGGAAGCTTTGTGACAATCTGCGCATGCATCTGGGTCAGATCCAGCGCCACCACAACCAGAGCACAGCCATCAACCTGAACAACCCTGAGAGCCAGTCTATGCACCTGGAAACACGCCTGGTGCAGCTGGACAGTGCCATCGCCATGGAGCTCTGGCAG GAAGCTTTCAAGGCTGTGGAAGACATCCATGGTCTCTTCGCCCTTTCCAAGAAGCCCCCCAAGCCTCAACTTATGGCCAACTACTACAACAAGGTGTCCACTGTGTTTTGGAAGTCTGGGAACGCCCTGTTCCACGCCTGCACCCTCCATCGCCTCTACCACCTTTCCAGGGAGATGCGCAAGAACCTCACCCAGGAAGAGATGCAGAG gatgTCTACAAGGGTCCTCCTGGCCACCCTGTCCATTCCCATCACCCCGGAACGCACCGACATCGCCCGCTTGTTGGACATGGACGGCATAATCGTGGAGAAACACCGTAGGCTGGCCACACTACTGGGCCTGCAGTCCCCACCAACCCGCCAGAGCCTCATCAATGACATG GTTCGGTTCAACTTGCTGCAGTACATTGTACCTGAAGTGAAGGAGCTGTACAATTGGCTGGAGATGGACTTCCACCCACTGAAGCTGAGCGGAAGAGTAACAAAG GTGTTGAACTGGGTGAGAGACCAGTCTGACAAGGAGGCGGACCTCCAGCAATATGTTCCCCACCTGCAGAGTAATACCATCCTCAGGCTGCTGCAGCAG GTGGCTCAGATCTATCAAAGCATTGAGTTCAACCGTCTGGCCTCCCTGGTTCCATTTGTGGATCCCTTCCAATTGGAGCGCTCCATTGTGGATGCTGCTCGACACTGCGATCTGCAG GTTCGAATTGACCACACCACTCGCAACCTGAGCTTTGGTTCAGACCTGAATTACTCCACCAAGGAGGACTCTCCCGTGGGGCCGTTCTTGCAGAACATGCCCTCTGCCCAGATCAGGAACCAGCTGACAGCCATGTCGTCTTCCTTGGCCAAGGCAATCCAGGTCATCAAGCCTGCATCCATGCTG AAAGAGCGCGAGGAGCAGAGCCAGCTAGCCATCACCGCCTACCTGAAGAACGGCCGCAAGGAGCACCAGCGCATCCTGGCCCGCCGGCAGACCATCGAGGAGCGCAAGGAGCGCCTGGAGAACCTCAACATCCAGCGGGAGAAAGAGGAGCTGGAGCAGCGCGAGGCGGAGCTGCAGAAGGTGCGCAAGGCAGAGGAGGAGCGCCTGCGCCAGGAGGCCAAGGAGCGCGAGAAGGAGCGCATCATGCAGGAGCACGAGCAGATCAAGAAGAAGACGGTGCGCGAGCGGCTGGAGCAGATCAAGAAGACAGAGCTGGGAGCCAAGGCCTTCAAAGACATCGATATAGAG GACCTTGAGGACCTGGACCCTGACTTCATCATGTCCAAACAGGTGGAGCAGcttgagaaggagaagagagagcttcAGGACCGCCTGAAGAACCAGGAGAAAAAG ATTGACTACTTTGAGAGGGCCAAACGTCTGGAGGAGATCCCCTTGATCAAGAAGGCCTATGAGGAGCAGCGTGTCAAGGACATGGAGTTATGGGAGCtccaagaggaggagagg atCAGCAACATGAAGGTGGAACGTGAGAGGGCCTTGGAGCACAAGCAAAGGATGtccagaatgatggaggacaaggAGAATTTTGTGGGCAAAATAACAGACGCTCGAAGCTTCATCTACGAG GAAAAACTGAAACAGTTCCAGGAGCgcctggtggaggagaggaagaagcgtCTAGAGGAGAGGAAGATCCAGCGCAAGGAGGACCGTCGCAACACCTTCTACCGCCAGAAGGAGGAGGAGGCCCAGCGCATCCACGAGGAGCAGCTCAAGAAAG AGCGCGAGGAGCGTGAGCGCATCGAGCAGGAAGCACGTGAGGCAGAGGAGGCGGAGTACCAGGAGCGCCTGCGCAAACTTGAGGAGCAGGAGAGGAAGCAGCGAGCCCGGCAGCAGGAGATCGAGGAGCGTGAGCGCCgcagggaggaagagatgagggccCCTGCTAGGTCTGAAGAGAAACCCAGAGGAGAAGCTAAG GACTGGGGTgctgagaaggaggagggaggaggaggatggaggaggcgTACTGAGGTTGAATCAGAGAGGCGTCGCCCAGTGCCTGATAA TGACGCCGTACCAGATAA GGACTGGAGAGCCGATGGCGGCGATGACAAAGAAAGAGAGCCACCCTCCAGGAGAGGAGTAGACGGCCCTCGCCGTGGTGGAGCCGACGACCGTGGACCCCCACGCAGGGGCTTTGGGGACGACGACCGCCCCCTGCGCAGAGGCATGGACGAGGACCGTCCACCAAGGAGAACCTTTGGGGATGATGACCGGGGTCTTAGAAGGGGAGGGGACGAGGACCGCGCTCCCCGCAGAGGCTTCGATGATGGCCCCAGGCGTGGCTTTGACGAAGACAGAGGTCCCCGCCGTGGCTTTGATGACGGCCCCCGCAGAGGCACGGACGAGTCCAGGGCCCCCAGACGCGGGGCTGATGATGACACCTGGGgccccaggagaggaggagatgacgaAAGGGGCGGACCTCGTGACGACAAGCCATGGAAGCCAGCTGGCCGGCCCG GTGGTGGCTGGCGTGAGAGGGAGAAGGCCCGCGAGGAGAGCTGGGGTCCACCCCGCGAAGGTGGCGGGAGCAAGGAGGGCgacgagggcgagagagaggaaaaacaGGAGAGCGAACGCTTCCCTGAGCGCCGCCCACCCAG ggaggagggaggtggtggtggtgcttgGAGAAGGCCGGGTGCTGATGATGAGGCGCCCAAGAAAAGCTGGAGAGACTCTGCTCGTCAGGAAGAGCCTGACCGCGAGGATCGCCCTCCTATCCGTCGAGAGCGACCTGAGCGCAGGGATGACCGTGACCGTCCCCCACCCAGCAGAGAGCCTGAAGAAG GAGGAGGCTCTTGGCGCCGTGCCGGCGACGAGAAGCGTGACGTGCGTAAAGAGGAACGTCCGGCTCCCCCCAGACCCAGAGAGGGTGAGCGTGAAGCGGATGGAGAGAAGAGCTCCTGGCGCtcggagaaagacaaagagaacgCTGGTCGCGCCAAGAAGACCAACGAAGAGACCGACGATGACGGCTGGACCACTGTGGCCCGCCGCTGA
- the LOC106604689 gene encoding eukaryotic translation initiation factor 3 subunit A isoform X4 has product MPAYFQRPENALKRANEFLEVGKKQPALDVLYDVIKSKKHRTWQKIHEPIMLKYLELCVDLRKSHLAKEGLYQYKNICQQVNIKSLEDVVRAYLKLAEEKTETAKGESQQMVLDIEDLDNIQTPESVLLSAVSGEDTQDRTDRLLLTPWVKFLWESYRQCLDLLRNNSKVERLYHDIAQQAFKFCLQYTRKAEFRKLCDNLRMHLGQIQRHHNQSTAINLNNPESQSMHLETRLVQLDSAIAMELWQEAFKAVEDIHGLFALSKKPPKPQLMANYYNKVSTVFWKSGNALFHACTLHRLYHLSREMRKNLTQEEMQRMSTRVLLATLSIPITPERTDIARLLDMDGIIVEKHRRLATLLGLQSPPTRQSLINDMVRFNLLQYIVPEVKELYNWLEMDFHPLKLSGRVTKVLNWVRDQSDKEADLQQYVPHLQSNTILRLLQQVAQIYQSIEFNRLASLVPFVDPFQLERSIVDAARHCDLQVRIDHTTRNLSFGSDLNYSTKEDSPVGPFLQNMPSAQIRNQLTAMSSSLAKAIQVIKPASMLKEREEQSQLAITAYLKNGRKEHQRILARRQTIEERKERLENLNIQREKEELEQREAELQKVRKAEEERLRQEAKEREKERIMQEHEQIKKKTVRERLEQIKKTELGAKAFKDIDIEDLEDLDPDFIMSKQVEQLEKEKRELQDRLKNQEKKIDYFERAKRLEEIPLIKKAYEEQRVKDMELWELQEEERISNMKVERERALEHKQRMSRMMEDKENFVGKITDARSFIYEEKLKQFQERLVEERKKRLEERKIQRKEDRRNTFYRQKEEEAQRIHEEQLKKEREERERIEQEAREAEEAEYQERLRKLEEQERKQRARQQEIEERERRREEEMRAPARSEEKPRGEAKDWGAEKEEGGGGWRRRTEVESERRRPVPDNDAVPDKDWRADGGDDKEREPPSRRGVDGPRRGGADDRGPPRRGFGDDDRPLRRGMDEDRPPRRTFGDDDRGLRRGGDEDRAPRRGFDDGPRRGFDEDRGPRRGFDDGPRRGTDESRAPRRGADDDTWGPRRGGDDERGGPRDDKPWKPAGRPGGGWREREKAREESWGPPREGGGSKEGDEGEREEKQESERFPERRPPRSDAQEEGGGGGAWRRPGADDEAPKKSWRDSARQEEPDREDRPPIRRERPERRDDRDRPPPSREPEEGGGSWRRAGDEKRDVRKEERPAPPRPREGEREADGEKSSWRSEKDKENAGRAKKTNEETDDDGWTTVARR; this is encoded by the exons GCTCTGCGTGGACCTGCGCAAGAGCCACCTGGCAAAGGAGGGTCTCTACCAGTACAAGAACATCTGCCAGCAG GTGAACATCAAATCCCTTGAGGATGTGGTTCGAGCCTACCTGAAGTTGGCCGAGGAGAAGACGGAGACGGCCAAGGGGGAGTCGCAGCAGATGGTCCTGGACATTGAGGATCTTGACAACATCCAGACTCCTGAGag TGTACTTCTGAGCGCTGTGAGTGGTGAAGACACCCAGGATCGTACAGACCGTCTGCTGCTCACTCCCTGGGTGAAATTTCTGTGGGAATCCTACCGCCAATGCCTGGACCTGCTGCGTAACAACTCCAAGGTGGAGCGCCTCTACCACGACATTGCCCAACAAG CTTTCAAGTTCTGCCTTCAGTACACCCGTAAGGCAGAGTTCCGGAAGCTTTGTGACAATCTGCGCATGCATCTGGGTCAGATCCAGCGCCACCACAACCAGAGCACAGCCATCAACCTGAACAACCCTGAGAGCCAGTCTATGCACCTGGAAACACGCCTGGTGCAGCTGGACAGTGCCATCGCCATGGAGCTCTGGCAG GAAGCTTTCAAGGCTGTGGAAGACATCCATGGTCTCTTCGCCCTTTCCAAGAAGCCCCCCAAGCCTCAACTTATGGCCAACTACTACAACAAGGTGTCCACTGTGTTTTGGAAGTCTGGGAACGCCCTGTTCCACGCCTGCACCCTCCATCGCCTCTACCACCTTTCCAGGGAGATGCGCAAGAACCTCACCCAGGAAGAGATGCAGAG gatgTCTACAAGGGTCCTCCTGGCCACCCTGTCCATTCCCATCACCCCGGAACGCACCGACATCGCCCGCTTGTTGGACATGGACGGCATAATCGTGGAGAAACACCGTAGGCTGGCCACACTACTGGGCCTGCAGTCCCCACCAACCCGCCAGAGCCTCATCAATGACATG GTTCGGTTCAACTTGCTGCAGTACATTGTACCTGAAGTGAAGGAGCTGTACAATTGGCTGGAGATGGACTTCCACCCACTGAAGCTGAGCGGAAGAGTAACAAAG GTGTTGAACTGGGTGAGAGACCAGTCTGACAAGGAGGCGGACCTCCAGCAATATGTTCCCCACCTGCAGAGTAATACCATCCTCAGGCTGCTGCAGCAG GTGGCTCAGATCTATCAAAGCATTGAGTTCAACCGTCTGGCCTCCCTGGTTCCATTTGTGGATCCCTTCCAATTGGAGCGCTCCATTGTGGATGCTGCTCGACACTGCGATCTGCAG GTTCGAATTGACCACACCACTCGCAACCTGAGCTTTGGTTCAGACCTGAATTACTCCACCAAGGAGGACTCTCCCGTGGGGCCGTTCTTGCAGAACATGCCCTCTGCCCAGATCAGGAACCAGCTGACAGCCATGTCGTCTTCCTTGGCCAAGGCAATCCAGGTCATCAAGCCTGCATCCATGCTG AAAGAGCGCGAGGAGCAGAGCCAGCTAGCCATCACCGCCTACCTGAAGAACGGCCGCAAGGAGCACCAGCGCATCCTGGCCCGCCGGCAGACCATCGAGGAGCGCAAGGAGCGCCTGGAGAACCTCAACATCCAGCGGGAGAAAGAGGAGCTGGAGCAGCGCGAGGCGGAGCTGCAGAAGGTGCGCAAGGCAGAGGAGGAGCGCCTGCGCCAGGAGGCCAAGGAGCGCGAGAAGGAGCGCATCATGCAGGAGCACGAGCAGATCAAGAAGAAGACGGTGCGCGAGCGGCTGGAGCAGATCAAGAAGACAGAGCTGGGAGCCAAGGCCTTCAAAGACATCGATATAGAG GACCTTGAGGACCTGGACCCTGACTTCATCATGTCCAAACAGGTGGAGCAGcttgagaaggagaagagagagcttcAGGACCGCCTGAAGAACCAGGAGAAAAAG ATTGACTACTTTGAGAGGGCCAAACGTCTGGAGGAGATCCCCTTGATCAAGAAGGCCTATGAGGAGCAGCGTGTCAAGGACATGGAGTTATGGGAGCtccaagaggaggagagg atCAGCAACATGAAGGTGGAACGTGAGAGGGCCTTGGAGCACAAGCAAAGGATGtccagaatgatggaggacaaggAGAATTTTGTGGGCAAAATAACAGACGCTCGAAGCTTCATCTACGAG GAAAAACTGAAACAGTTCCAGGAGCgcctggtggaggagaggaagaagcgtCTAGAGGAGAGGAAGATCCAGCGCAAGGAGGACCGTCGCAACACCTTCTACCGCCAGAAGGAGGAGGAGGCCCAGCGCATCCACGAGGAGCAGCTCAAGAAAG AGCGCGAGGAGCGTGAGCGCATCGAGCAGGAAGCACGTGAGGCAGAGGAGGCGGAGTACCAGGAGCGCCTGCGCAAACTTGAGGAGCAGGAGAGGAAGCAGCGAGCCCGGCAGCAGGAGATCGAGGAGCGTGAGCGCCgcagggaggaagagatgagggccCCTGCTAGGTCTGAAGAGAAACCCAGAGGAGAAGCTAAG GACTGGGGTgctgagaaggaggagggaggaggaggatggaggaggcgTACTGAGGTTGAATCAGAGAGGCGTCGCCCAGTGCCTGATAA TGACGCCGTACCAGATAA GGACTGGAGAGCCGATGGCGGCGATGACAAAGAAAGAGAGCCACCCTCCAGGAGAGGAGTAGACGGCCCTCGCCGTGGTGGAGCCGACGACCGTGGACCCCCACGCAGGGGCTTTGGGGACGACGACCGCCCCCTGCGCAGAGGCATGGACGAGGACCGTCCACCAAGGAGAACCTTTGGGGATGATGACCGGGGTCTTAGAAGGGGAGGGGACGAGGACCGCGCTCCCCGCAGAGGCTTCGATGATGGCCCCAGGCGTGGCTTTGACGAAGACAGAGGTCCCCGCCGTGGCTTTGATGACGGCCCCCGCAGAGGCACGGACGAGTCCAGGGCCCCCAGACGCGGGGCTGATGATGACACCTGGGgccccaggagaggaggagatgacgaAAGGGGCGGACCTCGTGACGACAAGCCATGGAAGCCAGCTGGCCGGCCCG GTGGTGGCTGGCGTGAGAGGGAGAAGGCCCGCGAGGAGAGCTGGGGTCCACCCCGCGAAGGTGGCGGGAGCAAGGAGGGCgacgagggcgagagagaggaaaaacaGGAGAGCGAACGCTTCCCTGAGCGCCGCCCACCCAGGTCAGACGCACA ggaggagggaggtggtggtggtgcttgGAGAAGGCCGGGTGCTGATGATGAGGCGCCCAAGAAAAGCTGGAGAGACTCTGCTCGTCAGGAAGAGCCTGACCGCGAGGATCGCCCTCCTATCCGTCGAGAGCGACCTGAGCGCAGGGATGACCGTGACCGTCCCCCACCCAGCAGAGAGCCTGAAGAAG GAGGAGGCTCTTGGCGCCGTGCCGGCGACGAGAAGCGTGACGTGCGTAAAGAGGAACGTCCGGCTCCCCCCAGACCCAGAGAGGGTGAGCGTGAAGCGGATGGAGAGAAGAGCTCCTGGCGCtcggagaaagacaaagagaacgCTGGTCGCGCCAAGAAGACCAACGAAGAGACCGACGATGACGGCTGGACCACTGTGGCCCGCCGCTGA